In Strigops habroptila isolate Jane chromosome 14, bStrHab1.2.pri, whole genome shotgun sequence, one genomic interval encodes:
- the LOC115616512 gene encoding myosin heavy chain, skeletal muscle, adult isoform X1: MTSPDSEMAAFGEAAPYLRKSEKERIEAQNRPFDAKTSVFVAHPKESFVKGTIQSKEGGKVTVKTEAGETLTVKEDHVFPMNPPKYDKVEDMAMMTHLHEPAVLYNLKERYAAWMIYTYSGLFCVTINPYKWLPVYNPEVVLAYRGKKRQEAPPHIFSISDNAYQFMLTDRENQSILITGESGAGKTVNTKRVIQYFATIAASGEKKKEDQPGKMQGTLEDQIISANPLLEAFGNAKTVRNDNSSRFGKFIRIHFGATGKLASADIETYLLEKSRVTFQLHAERSYHIFYQIMSNKKPELIDMLLITTNPYDFHYVSQGEVTVPSIDDQEELMATDSAIDILGFTPDEKTAIYKLTGAVMHYGNLKFKQKQREEQAEPDGTEVADKAAYLMGLNSADLLKAMCYPRVKVGNEYVTKGQTVEQVNNAVGALAKAVYEKMFLWMVVRINQQLDTKQPRQYFIGVLDIAGFEIFDFNSFEQLCINFTNEKLQQFFNHHMFVLEQEEYKKEGIEWEFIDFGMDLAACIELIEKPMGIFSILEEECMFPKATDTSFKNKLYDQHLGKSSNFQKPKPAKGKAEAHFSLVHYAGTVDYNITGWLEKNKDPLNETVIGLYQKASVKTLALLFANYGGADADAGGGKKGGKKKGSSFQTVSALFRENLNKLMTNLRSTHPHFVRCIIPNETKTPGAMEHELVLHQLRCNGVLEGIRICRKGFPSRVLYADFKQRYRVLNASAIPDGQFMDSKKASEKLLGSIDVDHTQYRFGHTKVFFKAGLIGLLEEMRDEKLAEIMTMTQARCRGFLMRVEYRKMVERRESIFCIQYNVRSFMNVKHWPWMKLFFKIKPLLKSAESEKEMANMKQEFEKTKEELAKSEAKRKELEEKMVALLQEKNDLQLQVQAEADSLADAEERCDQLIKTKIQLEAKIKEVTERAEDEEEINAELTAKKRKLEDECSELKKDIDDLELTLAKVEKEKHATENKVKNLTEEMAALDETIAKLTKEKKALQEAHQQTLDDLQVEEDKVNTLTKAKTKLEQQVDDLEGSLEQEKKLRMDLERAKRKLEGDLKLAQDNIMDLENDKQQLDEKLKKKDFEISQIQSKIEDEQALGMQLQKKIKELQARIEELEEEIEAERTSRAKAEKHRSDLSRELEEISERLEEAGGATAAQVEMNKKREAEFQKMRRDLEEATLQHEATAAALRKKHADSTAELGEQIDNLQRVKQKLEKEKSELKMEIDDLASNMESVSKAKANLEKMCRTLEDQLSELKTKEEQNQRMINDLNTQRARLQTESGEYSRQVEEKDALISQLSRGKQAFTQQIEELKRHLEEEIKAKNALAHALQSARHDCDLLREQYEEEQEAKGELQRALSKANSEVAQWRTKYETDAIQRTEELEEAKKKLAQRLQDAEEHVEAVNAKCASLEKTKQRLQNEVEDLMIDVERSNAACAALDKKQKNFDKILAEWKQKYEETQAELEASQKEARSLSTELFKMKNAYEESLDHLETLKRENKNLQQEISDLTEQIAEGGKAIHELEKVKKQIEQEKSELQASLEEAEASLEHEEGKILRLQLELNQVKSEIDRKIAEKDEEIDQMKRNHLRIVESMQSTLDAEIRSRNEALRLKKKMEGDLNEMEIQLNHANRVAAEAQKNLRNTQGVLKDTQIHLDDALRTQEDLKEQVAMVERRANLLQAEVEELRAALEQTERSRKLAEQELLDATERVQLLHTQNTSLINTKKKLETDIVQIQGEMEDTIQEARNAEEKAKKAITDAAMMAEELKKEQDTSAHLERMKKNLDQTVKDLQLRLDEAEQLALKGGKKQIQKLEARVRELEGEVDAEQKRSAEAVKGVRKYERRVKELTYQSEEDRKNILRLQDLVDKLQMKVKSYKRQAEEAEELSNVNLSKFRKIQHELEEAEERADIAESQVNKLRVKSREFHGKKIEEEE; this comes from the exons ATGACCTCTCCGGACTCTGAGATGGCCGCCTTTGGGGAGGCGGCTCCTTACCTCCGAAAATCAGAAAAGGAGAGAATCGAGGCCCAGAACAGACCTTTCGATGCCAAGACATCGGTCTTTGTGGCCCATCCTAAAGAATCCTTTGTGAAAGGGACAATCCAGAGCAAAGAAGGAGGGAAGGTCACTGTCAAGACTGAAGCTGGAGAG ACCCTGACCGTGAAGGAAGACCACGTCTTTCCCATGAACCCTCCCAAGTACGATAAAGTCGAGGACATGGCCATGATGACCCACCTCCACGAACCCGCTGTGCTGTACAACCTCAAAGAGCGTTATGCAGCCTGGATGATCTAC ACCTACTCGGGTCTCTTCTGTGTCACCATCAACCCCTACAAGTGGCTGCCGGTGTACAACCCGGAGGTGGTGTTGGCCTACCGAGGCAAGAAGCGCCAGGAGGCCCCTCCACACATCTTCTCCATCTCTGACAACGCCTATCAGTTCATGCTGACTG ATCGTGAGAACCAGTCGATCCTGATCAC CGGAGAATCCGGAGCAGGGAAGACTGTGAACACGAAGCGTGTCATCCAGTACTTTGCAACAATTGCAGCGAGcggggagaagaagaaagaagatcaGCCAGGCAAAATGCAG GGAACGCTTGAGGATCAAATCATCAGCGCCAACCCACTGCTGGAGGCCTTTGGAAATGCCAAGACCGTGAGGAATGACAACTCCTCACGCTTT GGCAAATTTATCAGAATCCACTTTGGGGCCACAGGCAAACTGGCTTCTGCTGACATTGAAACTT ATCTGCTGGAGAAGTCCAGAGTCACTTTCCAGCTCCACGCAGAAAGAAGTTACCACATATTTTATCAGATCATGTCCAACAAGAAACCAGAGCTAATTG ACATGCTCCTCATTACCACCAACCCATATGATTTCCACTATGTGAGTCAAGGTGAGGTCACTGTTCCCAGTATTGATGACCAGGAGGAGCTCATGGCTACAGAT AGTGCCATTGATATTCTGGGCTTCACTCCTGATGAGAAGACAGCCATCTACAAACTAACAGGGGCTGTCATGCACTATGGGAACCTGAAGTTCAAGCAGAAACAACgagaggagcaggcagagcctgATGGCACTGAAG TGGCTGACAAGGCTGCCTACCTGATGGGCCTTAATTCAGCTGATCTGCTCAAAGCCATGTGTTACCCCAGAGTCAAGGTTGGGAACGAATACGTGACCAAAGGTCAAACAGTTGAACAG GTGAACAATGCAGTTGGTGCCCTGGCAAAAGCCGTCTATGAGAAGATGTTCTTGTGGATGGTTGTTCGTATCAACCAACAGCTGGATACCAAGCAGCCCAGACAGTACTTCATCGGTGTCCTGGACATTGCTGGCTTTGAAATCTTTGAT TTCAACAGCTTTGAGCAGCTGTGCATCAACTTCACCAATGAGAAACTGCAACAGTTCTTCAACCACCACATGTTTGTGCTGGAGCAAGAGGAAtacaagaaggaaggaattgAATGGGAGTTCATTGACTTTGGGATGGACCTGGCTGCCTGCATTGAGCTCATTGAGAAG CCCATGGGCATCTTCTCCATCCTGGAAGAGGAGTGCATGTTCCCCAAGGCAACTGACACCTCTTTCAAGAACAAGCTCTATGACCAGCATCTGGGCAAGTCCAGCAACTTCCAGAAGCCAAAGCCTGCCAAAGGCAAGGCTGAGGCTCACTTCTCGCTGGTGCACTATGCTGGCACGGTGGACTACAACATCACTGGCTGGCTTGAGAAGAACAAAGACCCTCTGAATGAAACAGTCATTGGGTTGTACCAGAAAGCATCTGTGAAGACACTGGCCTTACTCTTTGCCAACTATGGTGGAGCAGATGCAG ACGCTGGTGGTGGCAAGAAGGGTGGCAAGAAGAAGGGTTCTTCTTTCCAGACTGTCTCAGCTCTTTTCCGG GAGAATTTAAACAAGCTTATGACAAATCTACGGAGCACTCACCCTCATTTTGTACGATGCATCAtcccaaatgaaacaaaaacaccGG GTGCCATGGAACATGAGCTGGTGCTGCATCAGCTGCGCTGTAACGGTGTGCTGGAAGGCATCAGAATTTGCAGGAAAGGATTTCCCAGCAGAGTCCTATATGCTGACTTCAAACAGAG ATACAGAGTGCTTAATGCAAGTGCTATTCCAGATGGTCAGTTCATGGACAGCAAGAAGGCTTCAGAGAAGCTTCTTGGTTCCATTGATGTGGACCACACACAGTACAGATTTGGTCACACCAAG GTGTTCTTCAAAGCCGGGCTGATAGGTCTGCTTGAGGAGATGAGAGATGAGAAACTAGCAGAAATTATGACCATGACACAAGCCAGATGCAGGGGCTTcctcatgagagtggagtacCGGAAAATGGTGGAGAGAAG AGAATCCATCTTCTGTATCCAGTACAATGTTCGTTCATTCATGAATGTGAAGCACTGGCCTTGGATGAAACTGTTCTTTAAGATCAAGCCCTTGCTGAAGAGTGCAGAATCTGAGAAGGAGATGGCCAACATGAAACAAGAGTTTGAGAAAACCAAGGAAGAACTTGCAAAGTCTgaggcaaagaggaaggaactggaggagaaaatggtggccctgctgcaggagaaaaatgacctGCAGCTCCAAGTACAGGCG GAAGCAGACAGCTTGGCTGATGCTGAGGAGAGATGTGACCAGctcatcaaaaccaaaatccagcTGGAAGCCAAAATTAAGGAGGTGACTGAAAGggctgaggatgaggaggaaatTAATGCTGAGCTGACAGCCAAGAAGAGGAAACTGGAGGATGAATGTTCGGAGCTGAAGAAAGATATTGATGACCTTGAGTTAACGTTGGCCaaagtggagaaggaaaagcatgcCACTGAAAACAAG GTGAAAAACCTCACAGAGGAAATGGCAGCCCTAGACGAGACCATTGCCAAGCtgacaaaagagaagaaagcccTCCAAGAAGCCCATCAGCAGACGCTGGATGACCTGCAAGTAGAGGAAGACAAAGTCAATACTCTGACCAAGGCTAAGACCAAGCTGGAGCAACAAGTGGATGAT CTGGAAGGGTCCCTGGagcaagagaagaaactgcGCATGGACCTTGAGAGAGCTAAGAGGAAACTCGAAGGAGACCTGAAGCTGGCCCAGGACAACATCATGGATTTGGAAAATGATAAGCAGCAGCTggatgagaaactgaagaa gaaagaCTTTGAAATCAGCCAGATCCAGAGCAAAATTGAAGATGAGCAAGCCCTGGGCATGCAATTACAGAAGAAGATCAAGGAGCTGCAG GCCCGTATTGAGGAACTGGAGGAAGAAATTGAGGCAGAGAGAACCTCTCGggcaaaagcagagaagcatcGGTCTGACCTCTcgagggagctggaggagatCAGCGAGCGCCTGGAGGAAGCAGGCGGGGCTACAGCAGCTCAGGTTGAGATGAACAAGAAGCGTGAGGCCGAGTTCCAGAAGATGCGTCGTGACCTCGAAGAGGCCACGCTGCAGCATGAAGCCACGGCTGCTGCCCTGCGGAAGAAGCACGCGGACAGCACCGCTGAGCTTGGGGAGCAGATCGACAACCTGCAGCGAgtgaagcagaagctggagaaggagaagagtgAACTGAAGATGGAGATTGATGACTTGGCCAGTAACATGGAGTCCGTCTCCAAAGCCAAG GCAAATCTGGAGAAGATGTGCCGCACCCTGGAAGACCAGCTGAGTGAGCTTAAAACTAAGGAGGAGCAGAATCAGCGCATGATCAATGACCTCAATACTCAAAGAGCTCGTCTGCAGACAGAGTCGG GTGAATATTCACGCCAAGTGGAGGAAAAAGATGCTCTGATTTCTCAGCTGTCCAGGGGCAAGCAAGCATTTACCCAACAGATTGAGGAACTCAAGAGACATCTAGAGGAAGAAATTAAG GCCAAGAACGCGCTGGCCCACGCCTTGCAGTCTGCTCGCCACGACTGTGACTTGCTCCGGGAGCAAtatgaggaggagcaggaagccAAGGGCGAGCTGCAGCGCGCCCTGTCCAAGGCCAACAGCGAAGTGGCCCAGTGGAGAACCAAATACGAGACGGACGCTATTCAGCGCAcggaggagctggaggaggccAA GAAGAAGCTGGCACAGCGCCTGCAGGATGCAGAGGAACATGTTGAAGCTGTCAATGCCAAATGTGCCTccctggaaaagacaaagcagaggctgcagaatGAAGTGGAGGACCTGATGATTGACGTGGAGAGATCAAatgctgcctgtgcagctctggATAAGAAGCAGAAGAACTTTGACAAG ATCCTGGCAGAATGGAAGCAGAAGTATGAGGAAACACAGGCTGAACTAGAAGCCTCCCAGAAGGAGGCTCGCTCTCTCAGCACGGAGCTGTTTAAGATGAAGAATGCCTATGAGGAGTCCTTGGACCACCTGGAAACGCTGAAGCGTGAGAACAAGAACTTGCAGC AGGAGATTTCTGACCTCACGGAGCAGAttgcagagggaggaaaagcgATTCATGAGCTGGAGAAAGTCAAGAAGCAGATTGAGCAGGAGAAATCTGAGCTCCAAGCCTCCCTGGAGGAAGCTGAG GCCTCCCTAGAACATGAAGAGGGCAAGATCCTGCGCCTCCAACTTGAGCTCAACCAGGTCAAGTCTGAGATTGACAGGAAGATAGcagagaaagatgaggagaTTGACCAGATGAAGAGAAACCACCTCAGAATTGTGGAGTCCATGCAGAGCACCCTGGATGCTGAGATCAGGAGCAGGAATGAAGCCCTGCGGCTGAAGAAGAAGATGGAGGGAGACCTGAATGAAATGGAGATCCAGCTCAACCATGCCAACCGTGTGGCTGCCGAGGCACAGAAGAACCTGAGAAACACGCAGGGAGTGCTCAAG GATACCCAGATACACTTGGACGATGCTCTGAGGACACAGGAGGACCTGAAGGAGCAGGTGGCCATGGTGGAGCGTAGAGCAAACCTGTTGCAGGCTGAAGTTGAGGAGCTACGGGCAGCCCTGGAGCAGACGGAGCGGTCCAGGAAATTGGCCGAGCAGGAGCTTCTGGATGCCACTGAACGTGTGCAGCTCCTCCACACCCAG AACACCAGCTTGATCAACACCAAGAAGAAGCTGGAGACAGACATCGTGCAAATTCAGGGTGAGATGGAAGATACCATCCAGGAAGCCCGCAATGCTGAAGAGAAGGCCAAGAAGGCCATCACAGAT GCGGCCATGATggcagaagagctgaagaagGAGCAGGACACCAGCGCCCACCTGGAGAGGATGAAGAAGAACCTGGACCAGACGGTGAAGGACCTGCAGCTCCGTCTGGATGAGGCTGAGCAGTTGGCACTGAAGGGAGGCAAGAAGCAAATCCAGAAGCTGGAGGCCAGA GTGCGGGAGCTGGAAGGGGAGGTTGATGCTGAGCAGAAGCGCAGCGCTGAAGCCGTGAAGGGTGTGCGCAAGTACGAGAGGAGGGTGAAGGAGCTGACCTACCAG TCTGAGGAAGACCGGAAGAATATTCTCAGGCTCCAGGATCTGGTGGACAAGCTGCAAATGAAAGTGAAATCCTACAAGAGACAAGCAGAGGAGGCT GAGGAGCTGTCCAATGTCAACCTCTCCAAGTTCCGAAAGATCCAGCACGAGCTGGAGGAAGCTGAGGAGCGGGCAGATATTGCAGAGTCCCAGGTCAACAAGCTCCGAGTCAAGAGCCGGGAGTTTCATGGCAAGAAGATAGAAGAGGAAGAGTGA